A genomic window from Candidatus Thiocaldithrix dubininis includes:
- a CDS encoding capsular biosynthesis protein, which produces MIDLHSHILPALCDGSQNLKTSLQMARMAVADGTTHLACTPHIYPGVYANNTAIIEQALSNLQAELDQQQIPLTLIIGADIQLSPQVMRGLKNGTMPTLHHSRYFLLEPSHHVPVTDLADHVENFINAGFIPIITHPERLHWIDEHYAVFVKAAHKGAWIQITAGAITGVFGKTAQKYATRFLQEGLVHIIASDAHNTQQRPPTLSAAVTATMRIVQDQQEVLRMVLERPQAVLDNSDPQVVAAVPALQNIHRLTSKSPASGTQSKSWLFKFFK; this is translated from the coding sequence ATGATTGATTTACATAGTCATATCTTGCCTGCACTATGCGATGGTTCGCAAAATTTAAAAACCTCCTTGCAAATGGCAAGGATGGCGGTAGCCGATGGTACTACCCATTTAGCGTGTACGCCGCATATTTACCCTGGCGTATATGCAAACAACACTGCAATTATTGAACAGGCTCTAAGTAATTTACAAGCTGAATTGGATCAACAGCAGATTCCATTAACCTTAATTATCGGTGCTGATATTCAACTAAGTCCGCAAGTGATGCGGGGCTTAAAAAATGGCACAATGCCTACTTTGCATCATTCACGTTATTTTTTATTAGAACCATCGCATCATGTACCTGTAACCGATTTAGCAGACCATGTTGAGAATTTTATTAATGCAGGTTTTATACCTATTATTACACACCCTGAGCGCTTACATTGGATAGACGAACACTATGCTGTGTTTGTTAAAGCTGCGCACAAAGGCGCTTGGATTCAAATTACCGCAGGGGCTATTACAGGGGTTTTCGGTAAAACCGCTCAAAAATATGCAACTCGTTTCTTGCAAGAGGGCTTAGTGCATATTATTGCGTCTGATGCTCATAATACACAGCAGCGTCCACCAACCCTATCGGCAGCAGTAACAGCGACTATGCGCATTGTGCAAGACCAACAAGAGGTCTTACGTATGGTGTTGGAAAGACCTCAAGCTGTTTTAGACAATAGTGATCCGCAAGTAGTAGCAGCAGTGCCTGCCTTGCAAAATATTCATCGACTCACTAGCAAATCTCCTGCATCGGGTACTCAATCTAAAAGTTGGTTATTTAAATTTTTTAAATAA
- a CDS encoding polysaccharide biosynthesis/export family protein produces the protein MLKISRNSIYMLVVASCINTACTSTTTVKSQTDYTTIVPTSDLYALPAVEEYKIGLGDLLEIKVFQAAELSGETRVDTNGNISLPLIGVIYVQGLTKTQVEQQLQNLLARNLLQNPQVTIFIKEFTAQRVTVEGSVAKPGVFPIQGRMTLLQALALAGGPVDLANQKKVLLFRRLNNQVKVYEVNLAAIRKAQMPDPYLQNDDRIVVARSEARFLVREAGTVLSPLGSLSYIINNLAN, from the coding sequence ATGCTAAAAATTAGTCGAAATTCAATATATATGCTAGTTGTAGCAAGTTGTATTAATACTGCTTGTACCAGTACGACTACCGTAAAATCACAAACTGATTATACAACTATCGTGCCTACTTCTGATTTATATGCTCTACCTGCGGTAGAGGAATATAAAATAGGCTTAGGTGATTTATTAGAGATTAAGGTTTTCCAAGCGGCTGAACTCTCAGGTGAGACTCGAGTAGATACCAATGGTAATATTAGTCTACCATTGATAGGCGTAATTTATGTGCAAGGTCTTACTAAAACGCAAGTTGAGCAGCAACTACAAAACCTATTGGCTAGGAATTTATTACAAAATCCCCAAGTGACTATTTTTATAAAAGAATTTACAGCACAAAGAGTGACTGTTGAAGGTTCAGTCGCTAAGCCAGGCGTGTTTCCCATACAAGGGCGCATGACTTTATTGCAAGCCTTGGCGCTGGCTGGCGGTCCTGTGGATTTGGCCAACCAGAAAAAAGTTTTATTATTTAGACGTTTAAATAATCAAGTTAAGGTGTATGAAGTGAATTTGGCAGCCATACGTAAAGCGCAAATGCCAGATCCCTATTTACAAAATGATGATCGCATCGTCGTAGCGCGTTCTGAAGCAAGATTTTTAGTAAGAGAAGCAGGCACAGTCTTGTCGCCGCTAGGTTCTTTATCCTATATAATTAATAACTTAGCCAATTAG